In Musa acuminata AAA Group cultivar baxijiao chromosome BXJ2-3, Cavendish_Baxijiao_AAA, whole genome shotgun sequence, the following proteins share a genomic window:
- the LOC135607274 gene encoding ADP,ATP carrier protein 1, mitochondrial-like, whose translation MADQVNHPTVVQKFAGQFHLGSTFSQDMQAIGYNFNTTSVYKRHFKTANYTNGALQSPVVPACRASYDLSMLSSASPIFANAPAEKGLASFAIDFLMGGVSAAVSKTAAAPIERVKLLIQNQDEMIKTGRLSEPYKGITDCFKRTMQEEGVASLWRGNTANVIRYFPTQALNFAFKDYFKRMFNFKKDKDGYWKWFAGNLASGGAAGASSLLFVYSLDYARTRLANDAKAAKKGGERQFNGLVDVYRKTLQSDGIAGLYRGFNISCVGIIVYRGLYFGMYDSLKPVVLTGKLQDSFFASFALGWVITNGAGLASYPIDTVRRRMMMTSGEAVKYKSSLDAFSQILKKEGAKSLFKGAGANILRAVAGAGVLAGYDKLQLIVFGKKYGSGGA comes from the exons ATGGCTGACCAAGTTAACCACCCAACTGTTGTCCAAAAATTTGCTGGCCAATTCCATCTTGGTTCTACCTTTTCACAAGACATGCAGGCTATTGGTTATAACTTCAATACGACTTCAGTATACAAGAGACACTTCAAAACTGCAAACTACACTAATGGCGCACTTCAATCTCCAGTGGTGCCTGCATGCAGAGCTAGCTATGATCTCTCTATGTTGTCATCTGCATCGCCTATTTTTGCAAATGCACCTGCAGAAAAAGGTCTTGCGAGTTTTGCAATAGATTTCCTCATGGGTGGAGTCTCTGCTGCTGTTTCTAAAACAGCTGCTGCTCCCATTGAACGTGTGAAACTTCTTATCCAGAACCAGGATGAGATGATAAAGACTGGTCGTCTTTCTGAACCCTACAAAGGTATAACTGACTGCTTCAAACGAACAATGCAGGAAGAAGGTGTTGCCTCACTGTGGAGAGGCAACACAGCAAATGTTATACGCTATTTTCCAACTCAG GCTCTAAACTTTGCTTTCAAAGATTACTTCAAGAGAATGTTCAATTTCAAGAAAGACAAGGATGGATACTGGAAATGGTTTGCTGGAAACCTTGCTTCTGGTGGTGCAGCTGGTGCTTCTTCTCTACTCTTTGTCTACTCTCTGGATTACGCCCGAACTCGATTGGCTAATGATGCTAAAGCTGCTAAAAAGGGCGGGGAAAGACAATTCAATGGCCTAGTTGATGTCTACAGGAAGACACTGCAATCTGATGGCATTGCTGGCCTTTACCGAGGATTCAATATTTCATGTGTTGGAATTATAGTTTACCGTGGTCTTTACTTTGGAATGTATGACTCCTTGAAGCCGGTGGTTCTTACAGGGAAATTACAG GATAGTTTCTTTGCTAGTTTTGCTCTAGGTTGGGTGATCACCAATGGTGCTGGACTTGCGTCATACCCTATTGACACCGTTCGCAGAAGGATGATGATGACCTCTGGAGAGGCTGTCAAGTACAAGAGCTCCCTGGACGCCTTCTCCCAGATCCTGAAGAAGGAGGGTGCCAAGTCTCTGTTCAAGGGTGCAGGTGCCAACATTCTCCGTGCCGTTGCCGGTGCCGGTGTGCTCGCTGGGTATGACAAGCTGCAGCTGATTGTTTTTGGCAAGAAGTACGGTTCAGGTGGTGCTTGA